Genomic window (Deinococcus sp. Leaf326):
TGGCTGGATTGACAGAAATACCCGTACTGGTCTTCGAGGCCAACGAGGAAAGAGCGAGTCTACTGGCGCTCATCGAAAATGGGCAGCGTGAGGAACTGCATCTCCTCGATGAAACCTTTGCAGGATTCAAGGCTCTGGAGGCGCGAACCGGTCTGGCCGGCAGCGAGTTGATCAACTATCTCAATCAAGTTCGCAAAGGAAGAACGGAGGATATCCACCAGGTCGAGCAGTTTCTGAAAGAGGTTTTCGGTACTGGTCTGAGCGTCTGGGTGCAGTTCCGTGCCAAAGTTTTCGCACTGACGCCACAAGAACTGGAAGCTGTCTGGAAGGGAGAGATGGAGTTCAGTGTTGCCGTGGCTCTAACCCGCTTGCCCGAAGGTAAAACTCGCTCCGCTCTTCTGGAACAAGCCCTTCGAGAAAACCTAACTGCAGCAGCAGTGAAGGACGTCATTGAAGGTGAGCGGGTGATTTCCAAATCGACGTTCCAAGAGCAGATCAGCAAAATGAAGAAGACTCTTCCCAAGCTTTCCCGTCTCGAAGGGCAACGTGCCAAAGAAGCTGAAAAGCTTCTGCGCCAGCTTGAAGCACTGATTGATGGGAGGTAAAGAGGCAGGTCAGTCGGCGGCATTGTCCCAAGCCCGACCGTGCCCGACCAGCTCATAGAGGTAAGCCAGCATGCCCAACTGCCGAGCATCGAGCAGCGCAGGATCGGGATGAGTGCACGCGGCCGTGAGCTCCAGGCGGTCGCTTGGACAGTACATGTCCTGCCTCAGGAAGATCTGGCGCCTCGCTTCCTGAAAGCCCCAGGCCCAGTCAAGCGGAAGAGGACATCGGCGTTCCGGCCCGCGCAGCGGGCAGTCAGCCGCAAGAGAAACAAGCGCAGCAACAG
Coding sequences:
- a CDS encoding ParB/RepB/Spo0J family partition protein, with protein sequence MTKKRPNGFASAAGLTLGLNALADVTGTAQAQRVLLQQVEIQPGHNPRGQYDQDAFQPERLTGLIESIGKEGILQPIWVRSLGPQRYGLIAGERRYRAAQLAGLTEIPVLVFEANEERASLLALIENGQREELHLLDETFAGFKALEARTGLAGSELINYLNQVRKGRTEDIHQVEQFLKEVFGTGLSVWVQFRAKVFALTPQELEAVWKGEMEFSVAVALTRLPEGKTRSALLEQALRENLTAAAVKDVIEGERVISKSTFQEQISKMKKTLPKLSRLEGQRAKEAEKLLRQLEALIDGR